The Prosthecodimorpha staleyi genome has a segment encoding these proteins:
- the mgrA gene encoding L-glyceraldehyde 3-phosphate reductase, whose translation MSYSPAVSRYDGMKYNRCGRSGLMLPALSLGLWHNFGNDAPSETARNICRKAFDLGITHFDLANNYGPPPGSAEENFGRILKADFAAHRDELILSTKAGYRMWPGPYGEWGSRKYLLSSLDQSLRRLGVDHVDIFYSHRFDPNTPLEETMGALDTAVRQGKALYVGVSSYNSQRTREAARILRALGTPALIHQPSYSMINRWIEEDGMLDTLAQEGMGTIVFSPLAQGMLTDKYLRGIPQGSRAAAGKSLRQSFLTEDNIARIRALNDLAGRRGQSLAQMAIAWALRDGRVTSALIGASRPEQVEDSVAALDRLEFSPEELAEIDRHAIDGGVNIWAASAERPGPSR comes from the coding sequence TTGAGCTACAGTCCTGCGGTGTCGCGGTACGACGGCATGAAATACAATCGGTGCGGCCGCTCGGGCCTGATGCTGCCCGCGCTTTCGCTCGGCCTCTGGCACAATTTCGGCAACGACGCGCCCTCCGAGACGGCGCGCAACATCTGCCGCAAGGCCTTCGATCTCGGCATCACGCATTTCGATCTCGCCAACAATTACGGGCCGCCGCCCGGCTCGGCGGAGGAGAATTTCGGCCGCATCCTGAAGGCCGATTTCGCGGCGCACCGCGACGAACTGATCCTCTCGACCAAGGCCGGCTACCGCATGTGGCCGGGTCCCTATGGCGAATGGGGCAGCCGCAAGTATCTGCTGTCGAGCCTCGACCAGAGCCTGAGGCGGCTCGGCGTCGACCATGTCGACATCTTCTATTCGCACCGCTTCGATCCGAACACGCCGCTCGAGGAGACCATGGGGGCGCTCGACACGGCCGTGCGCCAGGGCAAGGCGCTCTATGTCGGCGTCTCCTCCTACAACAGCCAGCGCACCCGCGAGGCCGCCCGCATCCTGCGCGCGCTCGGCACGCCGGCGCTGATCCACCAGCCGTCCTATTCGATGATCAATCGCTGGATCGAGGAGGACGGCATGCTCGACACGCTCGCCCAGGAGGGCATGGGCACGATCGTCTTCTCGCCGCTCGCCCAGGGCATGCTGACCGACAAGTATCTGCGCGGCATCCCGCAGGGCAGCCGCGCGGCGGCCGGCAAGTCGCTGCGCCAGTCCTTCCTGACCGAGGACAACATCGCCCGCATCCGCGCCCTCAACGACCTCGCCGGCCGGCGCGGCCAGAGCCTCGCCCAGATGGCGATCGCCTGGGCGCTGCGCGACGGCCGCGTCACCTCCGCGCTGATCGGCGCCAGCCGCCCGGAGCAGGTCGAGGACAGCGTCGCCGCCCTCGACCGGCTCGAATTCTCGCCCGAGGAACTGGCCGAGATCGACCGCCACGCGATCGACGGCGGCGTCAACATCTGGGCCGCCTCGGCCGAGCGGCCCGGTCCGTCCCGATAG
- a CDS encoding DUF3750 domain-containing protein: MTLIARRLLLGFALLFLLPLGAHALWHWQRGWPASWTAADWSSTGLLPAATAEAPALVRIYAARTGRWRGIFAVHSWIVVKTAGGAYERYDKLGWGRPIRVNAYAPDARWYGNDPEPVYAADGEAAARLIPEIRAAVAAYGYQRLGDYRLWPGPNSNTFVASVLAAVPAIEAALPPTAIGKDFPADGRWFGLTPTGLGLRLSLAGYLGVTIGWIEGLEINILGAVAGLDIRRPALKLPGWGRIGM, encoded by the coding sequence ATGACGCTGATCGCGCGACGTCTTCTGCTCGGTTTCGCCCTCCTGTTCCTGCTGCCGCTCGGCGCGCATGCGCTCTGGCATTGGCAGCGCGGCTGGCCGGCGAGTTGGACGGCGGCCGACTGGTCGTCGACTGGGCTCCTGCCGGCGGCCACCGCCGAAGCACCCGCGCTGGTGCGCATCTATGCGGCGCGGACCGGCCGCTGGCGCGGCATCTTCGCGGTCCACAGCTGGATCGTGGTCAAGACCGCCGGCGGCGCCTACGAGCGCTACGACAAGCTCGGCTGGGGCCGACCGATCCGCGTCAACGCCTACGCGCCCGATGCCCGCTGGTACGGCAACGATCCCGAACCGGTCTATGCCGCCGACGGCGAAGCCGCCGCCCGGCTGATCCCCGAGATCAGGGCTGCGGTGGCCGCCTACGGCTACCAGCGCCTCGGCGACTACCGTCTCTGGCCCGGGCCGAATTCCAACACCTTCGTAGCCAGCGTACTGGCCGCCGTCCCGGCAATCGAGGCCGCCCTGCCGCCGACCGCGATCGGCAAGGACTTTCCCGCCGACGGCCGCTGGTTCGGCCTCACCCCCACGGGCCTCGGCCTGCGGCTCAGCCTCGCCGGCTATCTCGGCGTGACCATCGGCTGGATCGAGGGCCTCGAGATCAACATACTCGGCGCCGTCGCCGGCCTCGACATCCGCCGCCCCGCCCTGAAACTGCCCGGCTGGGGCCGGATCGGGATGTAG
- the polA gene encoding DNA polymerase I, producing MIDAPSDPAPVAPVGAAAPLRNGAEPCAVKAGDHVFLVDGSSYIFRAYHALPPLTRKSDGLPIGAVSGFCNMLWRLLREADKTEVGVKPTHVAVVLDASSVTFRNALYDQYKAQRPEPPEDLRPQFGLIRQAVEAFNVASIEQIGFEADDLIATYTRQAVACGADVTIVASDKDLMQLVGPRVIMYDTMKERRIGRAEVIEKFGVGPEKVVDVQALAGDSVDNVPGVPGIGIKTAAQLIEEYGDLETLLARAGEIKQPKRREALVTNAEKARISKVLVTLRDDVPLDHPIDHLAVAPLDGAKLIAFLKTMEFTTLTRRVAEATGCEPAGIAPSPVSIRHWPPGGAAAGEGADPAAVPADAGAQAEGRSAEDAKAAPAPPASAPSASTAAAPAATGMTPAALAAARAEAGHVGPIATDRYACVTRLEDLQRWVERAVEAGVVAIDTETNSLDSMQADMVGFSLAVAPGEACYVPLLHTAGGAGLFDQETRPEQIPVADAIAAIRPLLADRSILKVAQNLKYDAMVLERHGAPIVGADDTMLISYVLDAGRATHGMDDLSERLLGHKPIAYKEVTGTGKAQVTFDKVPLDRATAYAAEDADVTLRLWRVLKPRLVSERMATVYETLERPLVDVLKRMEMRGISIDRQILSRLSGDFAQTMARLEAETHELAGGAFNLGSPKQLGDILFGKMGLPGAKKTPTGAWATGADVLEELAGQGVELARKILDWRQVSKLRSTYTDALPGYVHPETKRVHTSFALAATTTGRLSSSEPNLQNIPVRTEEGRKIRTAFVAAPGFALVSADYSQIELRVLAHMADIPALKRAFADGIDIHAMTASEMFGVPVAGMDPMVRRRAKAINFGIIYGISAFGLANQLGIGREEAGAYIKKYFERFPGIRDYMEATKAACRRDGFVTTIFGRKAHYPEIAAKNPSVRAFNERAAINAPIQGSAADIIRRAMIRMEPALDAARLKAAMLLQVHDELIFEVPEAEVDATLPVVRRVMEEAPHPAVTLGVPLQVDARAARNWDEAH from the coding sequence ATGATCGACGCTCCTTCCGACCCCGCTCCCGTCGCGCCCGTGGGCGCCGCCGCCCCGCTGCGCAACGGTGCCGAACCCTGTGCCGTCAAGGCCGGCGACCATGTCTTCCTGGTCGACGGCTCGTCCTACATCTTCCGCGCCTATCACGCGTTGCCGCCGCTGACGCGCAAGTCCGACGGCCTGCCGATCGGTGCGGTGTCGGGCTTCTGCAACATGCTCTGGCGGCTCCTGCGCGAGGCCGACAAGACCGAGGTCGGGGTCAAGCCGACCCATGTGGCGGTGGTGCTGGATGCCTCCTCGGTCACTTTCCGCAATGCGCTCTACGACCAGTACAAGGCGCAGCGGCCCGAGCCGCCGGAGGATCTGCGCCCGCAATTCGGCCTGATCCGCCAGGCGGTCGAGGCCTTCAACGTCGCCTCGATCGAGCAGATCGGCTTCGAGGCCGACGACCTGATCGCGACCTATACCCGCCAGGCGGTCGCCTGCGGGGCCGACGTGACCATCGTCGCCTCCGACAAGGACCTGATGCAGCTCGTCGGGCCGCGGGTCATCATGTACGACACCATGAAGGAGCGCCGGATCGGCCGCGCCGAGGTGATCGAGAAATTCGGCGTCGGCCCCGAGAAGGTCGTCGACGTGCAGGCGCTGGCGGGCGATTCGGTCGACAACGTGCCGGGCGTGCCGGGCATCGGCATCAAGACCGCGGCGCAGCTGATCGAGGAATACGGCGATCTCGAAACCCTGCTCGCGCGGGCCGGCGAGATCAAGCAGCCGAAGCGGCGCGAGGCGCTGGTCACGAATGCCGAGAAGGCGCGCATCTCCAAGGTCCTGGTGACGCTGCGCGACGACGTGCCGCTCGACCATCCGATCGACCATCTGGCCGTGGCACCGCTCGACGGCGCCAAGCTGATCGCCTTCCTGAAGACCATGGAATTCACCACCCTGACCCGCCGCGTCGCCGAGGCGACCGGCTGCGAGCCGGCCGGTATCGCACCGTCGCCGGTCTCCATCCGGCACTGGCCGCCGGGCGGCGCCGCAGCCGGGGAGGGCGCCGATCCGGCCGCCGTGCCGGCCGACGCCGGGGCGCAGGCCGAGGGGCGATCCGCCGAAGATGCCAAGGCCGCCCCCGCCCCGCCTGCATCAGCTCCGTCCGCATCCACCGCCGCCGCGCCGGCCGCGACCGGCATGACGCCCGCCGCACTCGCGGCCGCGCGCGCCGAGGCTGGACATGTCGGGCCGATCGCGACCGACCGCTATGCCTGCGTGACCCGGCTGGAGGATCTGCAGCGCTGGGTCGAGCGCGCCGTCGAGGCCGGCGTGGTGGCGATCGACACCGAGACCAATTCGCTCGATTCCATGCAGGCCGACATGGTCGGCTTCTCGCTCGCCGTCGCCCCCGGCGAGGCCTGCTACGTGCCCTTGCTGCACACGGCCGGCGGCGCCGGCCTGTTTGATCAGGAGACCCGGCCCGAGCAGATCCCGGTCGCCGACGCGATCGCGGCGATCCGCCCGCTGCTCGCCGACCGCTCGATCCTGAAGGTGGCGCAGAACCTGAAGTACGACGCCATGGTGCTGGAGCGGCACGGGGCGCCGATCGTCGGCGCCGACGACACCATGCTGATCTCCTACGTGCTCGATGCCGGCCGCGCCACCCACGGCATGGACGACCTGTCCGAGCGCCTGCTCGGCCACAAGCCGATCGCCTACAAGGAGGTGACCGGCACCGGCAAGGCGCAGGTGACCTTCGACAAGGTGCCGCTCGACCGCGCGACCGCCTATGCGGCCGAGGATGCCGACGTGACGCTGCGGCTGTGGCGCGTGCTGAAGCCGCGGCTGGTCTCGGAACGCATGGCGACCGTCTACGAGACGCTGGAACGGCCGCTGGTCGATGTCCTGAAGCGGATGGAGATGCGCGGCATCTCGATCGACCGGCAGATCCTGTCGCGGCTCTCCGGCGATTTCGCGCAGACCATGGCGCGGCTCGAAGCCGAGACGCACGAACTCGCCGGCGGCGCCTTTAATCTCGGCTCGCCCAAGCAGCTCGGCGACATCCTGTTCGGCAAGATGGGCCTGCCGGGCGCCAAGAAGACGCCGACCGGCGCCTGGGCGACCGGCGCCGACGTGCTGGAGGAGCTGGCTGGGCAAGGCGTCGAACTGGCGCGCAAGATCCTCGACTGGCGCCAGGTCTCCAAGCTGCGTTCGACCTACACGGACGCGCTGCCGGGCTACGTCCATCCCGAGACGAAGCGGGTCCATACCTCCTTCGCGCTCGCCGCCACCACGACCGGGCGGCTCTCCTCCTCCGAGCCGAACCTGCAGAACATCCCGGTGCGCACCGAGGAAGGCCGCAAGATCCGCACCGCCTTCGTGGCCGCGCCGGGCTTCGCGCTGGTTTCCGCCGACTACAGCCAGATCGAACTGCGCGTGCTCGCCCACATGGCCGATATCCCGGCCCTGAAGCGCGCCTTCGCGGACGGCATCGACATCCATGCCATGACGGCGTCGGAAATGTTCGGCGTGCCCGTCGCCGGCATGGATCCGATGGTCCGCCGCCGCGCCAAGGCGATCAATTTCGGCATCATCTACGGCATCTCGGCCTTCGGTCTCGCCAACCAGCTCGGCATCGGCCGCGAGGAGGCCGGCGCCTATATCAAGAAGTATTTCGAGCGCTTCCCGGGCATCCGCGACTACATGGAGGCGACCAAGGCTGCCTGCCGGCGCGACGGCTTCGTCACCACCATCTTCGGCCGCAAGGCGCACTATCCCGAGATCGCCGCCAAGAACCCGTCGGTGCGCGCCTTCAACGAGCGCGCCGCCATCAACGCCCCGATCCAGGGCTCCGCCGCCGACATCATCCGCCGCGCCATGATCCGCATGGAGCCCGCCCTCGACGCCGCCCGCCTCAAGGCCGCGATGCTGCTGCAGGTCCACGACGAACTGATCTTCGAGGTGCCCGAAGCGGAGGTCGACGCGACCCTGCCGGTCGTCCGCCGCGTGATGGAGGAGGCCCCGCACCCCGCCGTCACCCTCGGCGTGCCCCTGCAGGTCGACGCCCGCGCGGCGCGGAACTGGGACGAAGCGCATTGA
- a CDS encoding transglycosylase domain-containing protein: protein MVARRIERQAEPLFDDPGYEPDRLDLRLSSEDRPSSVGPGAVRRRAPREAGSGRLEPSVSSYDTDVVAQRDGGRSRGGQRSRSHDDADDRNEAPPRRRPPSGGAGGSSGGGGGSGPRKPAARRRRSLIGGIVYWSCVMGIWGVIGAGAIVLYYGSRLPPTTEWAVPKRPPNIRIVSSDGTLIGNRGDTGGEAVRLADLPPYLPKAVMAIEDRRFYSHFGMDPWGLARAVAVNLTSRGVAQGGSTLTQQLAKNLFLTPDRTFGRKVQEVILSLWLEREYSKDQILEMYLNRVYMGAGSYGVDAAARRYFGKSAKQVNVMEAAMLAGLLKAPSRYAPSKNPQLARARAETVLASMVDAGFLAQKDREAALKAPQTIFDRPNTGTENYVADWVMDLLPAYVGSIDHDIVVETTIDQNLQLIAEAALQGGLAQYGDAKDVNQGALVSVDPSGAVRALVGGVDYQKSQYNRAVTARRQPGSAFKPFVYLAAVETGLTPETVRVDEPVSFKGWSPKNYEKGFRGPMQLKDALAQSINTIAVKLAVEVGPKKVVSVAERLGITSPLQPTAAIALGSYEVTPLEITAAYVPFSNGGYGVSPHVIQRIRSQGKVLYERRGSGIGRVIDPGPLAAMNTMLSETLITGTAKKAQIAGWPAGGKTGTSQDFRDAWFIGYTALLTTGVWLGNDDGTPTKHATGGSIAATVWQRFMLEAHRGKPVADIPGTWRRNQPMATDSVVTGAVPTAPLPGLPAASGYAPTPTVAPAPAAYAPAPAAPYPPAPYPAQGYSNPNPNLAGQGLPPPPAPVPQRTQQRPPAPMGGVDDFLKRMFGG from the coding sequence ATGGTCGCGCGACGCATCGAGCGGCAGGCGGAGCCGCTCTTCGACGACCCGGGCTACGAGCCCGATCGCCTCGACCTGCGCCTGTCCTCGGAGGATCGTCCCTCGTCGGTCGGCCCCGGCGCCGTGCGCCGGCGCGCCCCGCGCGAGGCCGGCTCCGGCCGCCTGGAACCCTCCGTCTCGTCCTACGATACCGACGTGGTCGCCCAGCGCGACGGCGGCCGCAGCCGCGGCGGCCAGCGATCCAGAAGCCACGACGACGCCGACGATCGCAACGAGGCCCCGCCGCGCCGGCGCCCGCCTTCGGGTGGCGCGGGCGGAAGTTCCGGGGGCGGCGGCGGATCGGGTCCGCGCAAGCCCGCCGCGCGCCGCCGGCGCAGCCTGATCGGCGGCATCGTCTACTGGTCCTGCGTGATGGGCATCTGGGGCGTGATCGGCGCCGGCGCCATCGTGCTCTATTACGGCTCGCGCCTGCCGCCGACCACCGAATGGGCCGTGCCGAAACGGCCGCCGAACATCCGCATCGTCTCCTCCGACGGCACGCTGATCGGCAATCGCGGCGATACCGGCGGCGAGGCCGTGCGGCTCGCCGACCTGCCGCCCTATCTGCCCAAGGCCGTGATGGCGATCGAGGACCGCCGCTTCTACAGCCATTTCGGCATGGATCCCTGGGGCCTCGCCCGCGCGGTCGCCGTCAACCTGACCTCGCGCGGCGTGGCGCAGGGCGGATCGACGCTGACCCAGCAGCTCGCCAAGAACCTGTTCCTGACCCCGGACCGAACCTTCGGCCGCAAGGTGCAGGAGGTGATCCTGTCGCTCTGGCTGGAGCGGGAATATTCGAAGGACCAGATCCTCGAAATGTATCTGAACCGGGTCTATATGGGCGCCGGCTCCTACGGGGTCGATGCCGCCGCCCGGCGCTATTTCGGCAAGTCCGCCAAGCAGGTGAACGTCATGGAGGCGGCCATGCTGGCCGGCCTCCTGAAGGCGCCGTCGCGCTATGCCCCGTCCAAGAACCCGCAGCTCGCCCGCGCCCGCGCCGAGACCGTGCTGGCCAGCATGGTCGATGCCGGCTTCCTCGCGCAAAAGGACCGCGAGGCCGCGCTGAAGGCGCCGCAGACCATCTTCGACCGGCCCAATACCGGCACCGAGAATTATGTCGCCGACTGGGTGATGGACCTCCTGCCCGCCTATGTCGGCTCGATCGACCACGACATCGTGGTCGAGACGACCATCGACCAGAACCTGCAGCTGATCGCCGAGGCGGCGCTGCAGGGCGGGCTGGCGCAGTATGGCGACGCCAAGGACGTGAACCAGGGCGCGCTGGTCTCGGTCGACCCGTCCGGCGCCGTGCGCGCGCTGGTCGGCGGCGTCGACTACCAGAAGAGCCAGTACAACCGCGCCGTGACCGCGCGCCGGCAGCCCGGCTCGGCCTTCAAGCCCTTCGTCTATCTGGCCGCCGTGGAGACCGGCCTGACGCCCGAGACGGTGCGGGTCGACGAACCGGTCAGCTTCAAGGGCTGGAGCCCGAAAAACTACGAGAAGGGCTTCCGCGGCCCGATGCAGCTGAAGGACGCGCTGGCGCAGTCGATCAACACCATCGCGGTCAAGCTCGCCGTCGAGGTCGGGCCGAAGAAGGTCGTCTCGGTCGCCGAACGGCTCGGCATCACCTCGCCGCTGCAGCCGACCGCCGCCATCGCGCTCGGTTCCTACGAGGTGACGCCGCTCGAGATCACCGCCGCCTATGTGCCCTTCTCGAACGGCGGCTACGGCGTCAGCCCGCATGTCATCCAGCGCATCCGCTCGCAGGGCAAGGTGCTCTACGAGCGGCGCGGCTCCGGCATCGGTCGGGTGATCGACCCGGGTCCGCTCGCCGCCATGAACACGATGCTCTCGGAGACGCTGATCACCGGCACCGCCAAGAAGGCGCAGATCGCCGGCTGGCCGGCCGGCGGCAAGACCGGCACCAGCCAGGATTTCCGCGATGCCTGGTTCATCGGCTACACGGCGCTCCTGACCACCGGCGTCTGGCTCGGCAACGACGACGGCACGCCGACCAAACACGCGACCGGCGGCTCGATCGCCGCGACCGTCTGGCAGCGTTTCATGCTGGAGGCCCATCGCGGCAAGCCGGTCGCCGACATCCCGGGCACCTGGCGGCGCAACCAGCCGATGGCGACCGATTCGGTCGTGACCGGGGCCGTGCCGACCGCTCCGTTGCCGGGCCTGCCCGCCGCGTCGGGATATGCACCGACCCCGACGGTCGCACCGGCCCCCGCCGCCTATGCGCCGGCACCCGCGGCTCCCTATCCGCCCGCCCCCTATCCGGCGCAGGGCTATTCGAATCCGAACCCGAATCTGGCCGGCCAGGGCTTGCCGCCACCCCCCGCTCCGGTGCCGCAGCGGACGCAGCAGCGCCCGCCGGCGCCGATGGGCGGCGTCGACGACTTCCTGAAGCGGATGTTCGGCGGGTAG
- a CDS encoding ABC transporter ATP-binding protein, producing MTAPLLSVRNLGVVFRQNGVDTVAAEGISFDLAKGETLALVGESGSGKSVTALSIPRLLPYPAARHPAGKVLFKGRDLLAASEADLRAVRGNEITMVFQEPMTSLNPLHTVEQQVAEILRLHGRLGEADARAKVLDLLAKVGITEPEKRLAAFPHQLSGGQRQRVMIAMALANEPDLLIADEPTTALDVTVQAQILKLLDDIKTRAEMAVLLITHDLGIVRKYAQRVCVMTKGRIVEAGPVETVFANPQHPYTQHLLAAEPRGNPPSTDRSKPVVAAVEDLKVWFPIRRGLLRRTIGHIKAVDGVTAAIREGQTLGVVGESGSGKTTLGLALLRLISSTGRIVVMGRDIQGFGSAAVRPLRRNMQVVFQDPFGSLSPRLSVADIIGEGLDIHMPHLTEAERDARVVGVLQEVGLDPETRHRYPHEFSGGQRQRISIARALVLEPKFIMLDEPTSALDMSVQAQVVDLLRDLQGRHGLAYLFISHDLRVVRALANEVIVMKDGKVVEQGPSEQIFSSPSTPYTRALMAAAFNMEAAEDVVRQ from the coding sequence ATGACCGCTCCCCTCCTGTCCGTGCGCAATCTCGGCGTCGTGTTCCGCCAGAACGGCGTCGACACGGTCGCGGCCGAAGGCATCTCGTTCGACCTCGCCAAGGGCGAGACCCTGGCGCTGGTCGGCGAGTCGGGCTCCGGCAAGTCGGTGACGGCGCTGTCGATCCCGCGCCTGCTGCCCTATCCGGCGGCGCGCCATCCGGCCGGCAAGGTCCTGTTCAAGGGCCGCGACCTGCTCGCCGCCAGCGAGGCGGACCTCAGGGCGGTGCGCGGTAACGAGATCACCATGGTGTTCCAGGAGCCGATGACCTCGCTCAACCCGCTTCATACGGTCGAGCAGCAGGTCGCCGAAATCCTGCGCCTGCACGGCCGTCTCGGCGAGGCGGATGCGCGCGCCAAGGTGCTCGACCTGCTCGCCAAGGTCGGCATCACCGAACCGGAGAAGCGGCTTGCGGCCTTCCCGCACCAGCTGTCCGGCGGCCAGCGCCAGCGCGTCATGATCGCCATGGCGCTCGCCAACGAGCCCGATCTGCTGATTGCCGACGAGCCGACCACCGCGCTCGACGTGACCGTCCAGGCGCAGATCCTGAAGCTTCTCGACGACATCAAGACGCGCGCCGAGATGGCGGTGCTGCTGATCACCCACGATCTCGGCATCGTGCGCAAATACGCCCAGCGCGTCTGCGTCATGACCAAGGGCCGCATCGTCGAGGCCGGGCCGGTCGAGACCGTCTTCGCCAATCCGCAGCATCCCTATACCCAGCATCTGCTCGCGGCCGAACCGCGCGGCAATCCGCCGTCGACCGACCGCTCCAAGCCGGTCGTCGCCGCGGTCGAGGACCTCAAGGTCTGGTTCCCGATCAGGCGCGGCCTGCTCCGGCGCACCATCGGCCACATCAAGGCGGTCGACGGCGTCACGGCCGCGATCCGCGAGGGCCAGACCCTCGGCGTGGTCGGGGAATCCGGCTCGGGCAAGACCACGCTCGGCCTCGCGCTTCTGCGGCTGATCTCGTCCACGGGCCGCATCGTCGTGATGGGCCGCGACATCCAGGGGTTCGGCTCGGCCGCGGTCCGGCCGCTCCGGCGCAACATGCAGGTGGTGTTCCAGGACCCGTTCGGCTCGCTCTCGCCGCGCCTGTCGGTCGCCGACATCATCGGCGAGGGTCTCGACATCCACATGCCGCACCTGACCGAGGCCGAGCGCGACGCCCGCGTCGTCGGCGTGTTGCAGGAGGTCGGCCTCGACCCGGAGACCCGCCACCGCTACCCGCACGAATTCTCCGGCGGCCAGCGCCAGCGCATCTCGATCGCGCGCGCGCTGGTGCTGGAGCCGAAATTCATCATGCTCGACGAGCCGACCTCGGCGCTCGACATGTCGGTGCAGGCGCAGGTGGTCGATCTCCTGCGCGACCTGCAGGGGCGGCACGGCCTCGCCTATCTGTTCATCTCGCACGACCTGCGCGTCGTGCGCGCGCTCGCCAACGAGGTGATCGTGATGAAGGACGGCAAGGTCGTCGAGCAGGGGCCGTCCGAGCAGATTTTCTCCAGCCCGTCGACCCCCTATACGCGCGCCCTGATGGCCGCCGCCTTCAACATGGAGGCGGCTGAGGACGTCGTCCGCCAGTAG
- a CDS encoding ABC transporter permease, with translation MDARTPAAIPVSRPTAAPARARLSPLNRRRWENFKRNRRGYVSLWLFSILFVVTLFAEFLANDKPILVHYKGEVLVPVLVDYPEEKFGGFLAKTDYRHPDIQKEIADNGWALWPPIRYSYNTVNGDIPNPAPAKPSWMYDRQERCSRYIKGADDPNCVVGNWNWLGTDDQARDVLARVIYGFRISVLFGLILTIISSIIGVAAGAVQGYFGGWTDLLFQRFLEIWTSVPELYLLLIIASVFVPNFWILLGILLLFSWTRLVGVVRAEFLRARNFEYVRAARALGAGNVAIMWRHVLPNAMVATLTFMPFILNGSITTLTSLDFLGFGLPPGSPSLGELVSQGKNNLQAPWLAMTAFAVISIMLSLLLFVGEAVRDAFDPRKTFQ, from the coding sequence ATGGATGCCCGGACCCCCGCCGCCATCCCCGTCTCCCGGCCGACCGCCGCACCGGCGCGCGCGCGCCTGAGCCCGCTCAATCGCCGCCGCTGGGAGAATTTCAAGCGCAACCGGCGCGGCTACGTCTCGCTCTGGCTGTTCTCGATCTTGTTCGTGGTGACGCTGTTCGCCGAGTTTCTCGCCAACGACAAGCCGATCCTGGTTCACTACAAGGGCGAGGTTCTGGTCCCGGTGCTGGTCGATTATCCGGAAGAGAAGTTCGGCGGCTTCCTGGCCAAGACCGACTATCGCCATCCGGACATCCAGAAGGAGATCGCGGACAACGGCTGGGCCCTGTGGCCGCCGATCCGCTACTCCTACAACACCGTCAACGGCGACATTCCGAATCCGGCGCCGGCCAAGCCGTCCTGGATGTATGACCGCCAGGAGCGCTGCTCGCGCTACATTAAGGGCGCCGACGATCCGAATTGCGTGGTCGGCAACTGGAACTGGCTCGGGACCGACGATCAGGCGCGCGACGTGCTCGCCCGGGTGATCTACGGGTTTCGGATTTCGGTGCTGTTCGGCCTGATCCTGACCATCATCTCGTCGATCATCGGCGTCGCAGCCGGCGCCGTGCAGGGCTATTTCGGCGGCTGGACCGACCTTCTGTTCCAACGCTTCCTGGAAATCTGGACGTCGGTGCCGGAACTCTACCTGCTGCTGATCATCGCTTCCGTGTTCGTGCCGAATTTCTGGATCCTGCTCGGCATCCTGCTGCTGTTCTCCTGGACGCGGCTGGTCGGCGTGGTGCGCGCGGAATTCCTGCGCGCGCGCAACTTCGAATATGTCCGCGCCGCCCGCGCCCTCGGTGCCGGAAACGTCGCGATCATGTGGCGCCATGTCCTGCCCAACGCCATGGTGGCGACGCTGACCTTCATGCCGTTCATTCTCAACGGCTCGATCACCACCCTGACCTCGCTCGACTTCCTCGGCTTCGGCTTGCCGCCCGGCTCGCCGTCGCTCGGCGAGCTCGTGTCGCAAGGCAAGAACAACCTGCAGGCGCCCTGGCTCGCCATGACCGCCTTTGCGGTCATCTCGATCATGCTGAGCCTGCTGCTCTTCGTCGGCGAGGCGGTGCGCGACGCCTTCGATCCGCGCAAGACCTTCCAGTGA